The Claveliimonas bilis genome window below encodes:
- a CDS encoding ABC transporter ATP-binding protein, giving the protein MKIVKAVGLKKYFVTEDYEVHALDGIDLSVEEGEFLAVVGTSGSGKTTLLNLLGALDEPTEGGVWIRNISLKDMTAEERTVFRRRNIGFIFQQYNLVPMLDVYENITLPIRLDGGKLDEAFLEEMLKILKIKEKLHQMPETLSGGQQQRAAIARALLAKPAVILADEPTGSLDSEAGMEVMGLLRTCAARFHQTVIVVTHQEEVAQMADRIICMSDGRLAADSDEEKRWEERF; this is encoded by the coding sequence ATGAAAATTGTAAAGGCAGTTGGACTGAAAAAATATTTTGTTACAGAAGACTATGAGGTACATGCCCTGGACGGTATTGATCTTTCTGTAGAGGAGGGCGAATTTCTTGCGGTTGTAGGAACATCGGGAAGCGGAAAAACTACACTTCTGAATCTTCTTGGGGCCTTGGATGAGCCTACAGAAGGAGGAGTATGGATACGAAACATAAGCTTAAAGGATATGACGGCAGAGGAAAGGACTGTCTTTCGGAGACGAAATATCGGATTTATCTTTCAGCAGTATAACCTGGTTCCCATGCTGGATGTGTATGAGAATATTACGCTTCCGATACGCCTGGACGGGGGAAAGCTGGATGAGGCATTTTTGGAGGAAATGCTGAAAATTCTGAAGATAAAAGAAAAGCTGCATCAAATGCCGGAGACATTATCAGGCGGCCAGCAGCAAAGAGCGGCTATTGCCAGGGCTCTGCTTGCCAAGCCTGCGGTTATCCTTGCGGATGAGCCTACAGGAAGCCTGGATTCAGAGGCCGGGATGGAAGTAATGGGACTTCTTAGAACATGTGCTGCACGTTTTCATCAGACCGTTATTGTAGTCACTCATCAGGAGGAGGTGGCTCAGATGGCCGATCGGATCATTTGTATGTCTGACGGAAGGCTTGCAGCGGATTCTGACGAA